TGAATGCTACGAATCTTTCAAACATGTCTTGCATACTTTGGTAATTGGGGAGAATGAGAAAAGGTATATCTTTATTCATCAAACAAGTTCTTGATTATCATTCATGAAGCAGTTAGAGTATTCATTAAAACTTTTGAGGATAATCACGTTCTCTAATTAGTTCTATTCGTAAATGTTCTCTAAGACTGCATATATATGTGCCTCCGCATTCCTCTGTTTTGATCATTGAGTAGTTTCACCTTTAGCATATATATGCGGTTCAACCTGGGATTTCAGTCCCCTCTTTGATTTGCAAATTCATTTGATAGATTCTAAGataagatataaatataatgcCACAGGATCATTGGTATCATCATCAAAGAGGTGGAGAGCAACATATCAAAGAATTCCTTCCTTTCGAATTTCAGAATGGCTCCTTTGCCTGCTCTTTGCAGTAAATTTGTCGAGCTTGTCGGAATCTTGGTAAGtgaatcacatttttttttatcaatgatATTGATTTTAGATTGTTCGTGGGAGTGGATACTTTCTATGCTAGAGTCAGTGCAAGCTCCCTATTATAGGCCTGCTTATGATTATAAGCCAAGCTGGCTGCCAGTTTCAGTAGGAAATCATGTTGTGAACCTTTTTCAAGATTCCTTATTTCTCAATACATTGCTAACTGATGTACTGATatggaaaagtaaaaaaaaaaacgaagattAAGGATAAGTCTTGATGGAAGTGATAATACTTGTGAAATGTTAATGTTATCTGAGAAACTAAATAACTATATGTAACTGATGATGGTGCAGAAAGATGCGGATCCATCCAAAAGAGACACAGTGGTGCTGTTGCTGCAAGATATGTTGGAAGTCACTACCCGAGATATGATGCAAAATGAAAACCGGTTAGTGGACTGTATCTCTATAGTTATAGTACTGGAAAGTTTGTTTAGTGtctatgtgaatatatattatcCACACAAACAAGAGTAACTTGAGTGGCACCTTTCTGCAGTGAATTGGTTGAACTTGGGCATACTAACAAGGAATCCGGAAGGCAACTTTTTGCTGGTACTGACGCAAAACCTGCTATATTATTTCCTCCAGTGGAAACAGCTCAATGGGATGAACAGGTGAAAGCTCAAAAACACATAATATAAGGCTAATCTCCGTGAACACTTTTCAACATAATGATTCTTTTATTGTTGTAGATAAGACGCCTTCATTTACTCTTGACTGTAAAAGAATCTGCAATGGATGTTCCCATAAACCTTGAAGCGCGAAGAAGGATTGCCTTCTTCTCAAATTCACTGTTTATGGATATGCCTCGAGCTCCTCGTGTCAGAAATATGCTTTCCTTTAGGTATGTGATCCAGTTATCACCTTTTTAATAGAATCGATGCTTCTCGGATGATACCAATTGCTGCTAtctattttctcaaaattttgaatttctgtAAATTGTAGAAATCCATATTTTcacgttttgttttgtttttggtggGCTGGAGTGACTGTGAAACATACAATCAGTGTAGTTGATACTATGGAACTATTATGAATTCCTACAACAGAGAGGAGGTCTACCTTATTAGTAACATAAGAGTTTTCTTTTTGCATTTACAGTGTTCTAACTCCGTACTATAGTGAAGAGACTGTCTACTCTAAGAACGACCTGGAAATGGAGAATGAAGATGGTATATCAGTTGTATACTATTTGCAGAAGATCTTCCCAGGTATGTCTTATCGATGAGCTCTTCTTGTTGGACCTAATTCCTTCTCATTGCTTTCATAGTTGATATATATGGTCCACCATTTCAGATGAGTGGACCAACTTCTTGGAGCGTCTTGGTTGTAAAGATGAAACTGCGGTTTTGGAGAGTGACGAAAATATATTGCAGCTTCGCCATTGGGTTTCTCTAAGGGGGCAGACTCTGTTTAGAACAGGTACTTTATATCATACATGCCTACTTATATTGCTATATGGTTTTTATCTATTGCTGACTGCCGTTTGTATCTTGCAGTTAGAGGCATGATGTATTATAGGCGGGCATTGAAGCTTCAGGCTTTTCTTGACATGGCTACTGAAAAAGGTGAGACATGGTTACTTAACTTGTGCTGAAATCCAAAATACTGAAACAGTAGAGAtcaatacatttttaaataagTAGACTGTTAAAACATGTCTTGTGGGTTTACAGAAATATTAGAAGGGTACAAAGCCATTTCAGAGCCAACTGAGGAGGACAAGAAAAGTCAGAGATCATTGTACGCTCAGTTAGAGGCAGTAGCAGATCTCAAATTTACTTACGTTGCTACTTGCCAGAACTATGGAAATCAGAAGCGAAGTGGAGACCGGAGAGCTACTGACATCCTTAATCTAATGGTTAAGTAAGTCTCTCCTCCATCCTTTCTTCTGAATAGATTCCAGAAATTTTAAATTCGTCTTCTTTCTCATCCGTTGGTGGGTTCCCTGATGAGTCTCATTTATCATATCCTATGCTGTAGCAATCCCTCTCTCCGTGTGGCATACATTGATGAGGTTGAGGAACGTGAAGGGGGAAAAGTGCACAAAGTGTTCTATTCGGTGCTTATCAAGGCTGTTGAGAATCTTGATCaggtaatttttttatgattggAAATCTTAACAGATTATTGTGTCCTATTAATAAAAAAGCTCACAGATTTCTAACTCTGTAACTGTAACTTTTCTAAGGAAATATATCGGGTAAAATTGCCTGGTCCAGCAAAAATAGGAGAAGGAAAACCCGAAAATCAGAATCATGCACTCATCTTTACAAGAGGAGAAGCTCTCCAGGCTATTGACATGAATCAGGTGAAACTGTTTTAGCCTAACGGAAGCATGATGCACTGTTCTTTGTTGGAAAAAATGTAACTTACCTACCATAGCATCTAATTAATAGGACCATTACCTGGAAGAAGCACTGAAAATGAGGAACCTGCTAGAAGAGTTCAATGAAGACCATGGTGTTCGTGCACCCACTATTCTTGGTTTCAGAGAACATATTTTTACTGGCAGGTATTtggttattatgtttttatgttataaagACTAGTATAAAACTTCTTTCAATTTTCTAGCTGACATGTATATGTGTTTACTTTCAGTGTTTCTTCTCTAGCCTGGTTCATGTCGAACCAAGAGACAAGCTTTGTGACCATTGGTCAGCGAGTCCTCGCAAGTCCTCTGAAGTATGTCTTGGTCTCCGTTGTTTCATTCTAACACAAAATATAgcataaatacaaaatatgaagCTTATGTCTGATTTCTGATTTCAGGGTCCGGTTTCACTATGGTCACCCTGATGTCTTTGATAGAATCTTCCACATCACTCGTGGTGGCATCAGCAAAGCATCACGCGGCATAAATCTTAGCGAGGACATCTTTGCTGGTTGGTTTCTGAACCTTACTTGTGTAAGGAAAATAcagttatattatattctttcattatttactaaaaacttGTTCATATGTGTATCTAGGTTTCAACTCAACTCTGCGGCGTGGTAATATCACTCATCATGAGTACATCCAAGTAGGGAAAGGAAGAGATGTTGGACTGAACCAGATATCCCTCTTTGAAGCAAAGGTTGCTTGTGGTAACGGGGAGCAAACATTGAGTAGAGATCTCTACAGACTTGGGCATCGCTTCGATTTCTTCCGTATGATGTCCTGCTACTTCACAACCGTAGGCTTTTACATCAGCTCGATGGTAACTTCTCATCTTCTAAAGTCAAAACTGAATTTTAGCTCTGGCTCATTAATTTGCTTAACATAAACTGAGTTCTCATTCTCTGTATTTCAGATTGTTGTCCTCACAgtttatgcattcttgtatggaaGACTTTATCTGTCACTGAGTGGAGTGGAAGAGGCAATAGTAAAGTATGCAGCGGCTAAAGGAGATAGTTCACTCAAGGCAGCGATGGCCTCACAGTCCGTTGTGCAACTGGGTATGCTTATGACACTTCCAATGATAATGGAGATTGGGCTAGAGAGAGGATTCAGAACTGCATTGTGCGACCTAATCATAATGCAGCTTCAGTTAGCGCCTGTCTTCTTTACCTTCTCGCTTGGTACCAAGGTCCATTACTACGGACGAACCATACTACACGGAGGAGCCAAGTACAGAGCAACAGGCCGTGGTTTTGTGGTGAGGCACGAGAAGTTTGCGGAGAATTACAGGATGTACTCGAGAAGCCACTTCGTGAAAGGAATGGAGTTGATGGTTCTTCTGATATGCTACAGGCTGTATGGTAAAGCAACAGAGGACTCAGTAGCGTACGTGCTTGTTCTGGGATCAACTTGGTTCCTGGTTGCTTCCTGGCTGTTCTCTCCGTTCCTTTTCAACCCCTCGGGATTCGAGTGGCAGAAGATAGTAGATGACTGGGATGATTGGAACAAATGGATAAGCAGCAGAGGAGGCATTGGAGTGCCAGCAGTCAAAAGCTGGGAATCCTGGTGGGAAGAAGAGCAAGAGCATTTGCTTCACTCTGGCTTTTTCGGAAAGTTCTGGGAGATCTTCCTCTCCCTCCGCTACTTCATCTACCAATACGGAATTGTCTACCACTTGAACTTAACCAAAGAGAGTAGACTCGGAAAACAGCAAAGCGTCATAGTCTACGGACTCTCATGGCTGGTGATCGTTGCAGTGATGATCGTACTCAAGATAGTGTCGATGGGGAGAAAGAAGTTTAGCGCGGATTTCCAGCTGATGTTCAGATTGCTCAAGCTGTTTCTCTTCATAGGATCGGTGGTGATAGTTGGAATGCTATTCCACTTCCTGAAACTGACGGTTGGAGATATATTGCAGAGCTTCTTAGCGTTTCTACCAACGGGATGGGCTCTGCTTCAGATCTCGCAGGTGGGAAGAACACTGATGAAGGCTGTAGGAATGTGGGGTTCGGTTAAGGCATTGGCTCGAGGGTATGAGTACATAATGGGGGTTGTCATCTTCATGCCAGTCACGATTCTCGCGTGGTTCCCCTTCGTCTCTGAATTTCAGACTAGACTTCTTTTCAACCAGGCATTTAGCCGTGGCCTTCAGATTCAACGTATCCTTGCTGGTGGTAAAAAACAGAAGTGAGAGACTTCACCTctacttgttttcttcttttaaaactATTCTCTGGTTTTCTTATGACTCTATTGCTTCTTCCTCTTAAATCTGTTACTACTGTTTTCCTCGATTCTTAATTTGTTTGTTGTGGACCTTCTTTTATTAGTAATTCTTCAGAGTTGAtgtaaaacaaattatattacgTACTACTACAAGTACAAGATTCTACACCTACACCAGCGAACTGATATGTGAAACGTAAATTCTGGTAGAAACATACTACTACAAGTAGAAATCTCTCACCTCCTCTGGTTTGTTCATTCTTCATTCTCATATGTGACATGGATAAGACTAAGAGATATTCTAAGTAAACTGagttaatttatgtaatatgcATCTTTGTGTATACTCTTAACTGAGAAAAAAGAAactattctaatttttttgtaagCCGTAAATTTCATTTACAACGACTTGACCGCATTTTAGCACCAATCACTTTGAATCGACTTAACCACAGCTTATAAGGTTATCAAAAGAGTTTTTGATATGGTTATCCACAAATTCAAATCCATCATGTGATACATCTTCATCATTTCCAATAACATCATCCCCATAAGCACATGTGGTTGTTCTGTTGGGTTGTTGTCTAAGTAAAGAGTAAGGGCATGAGAACTAACAACATCGGCACTCGAATGCAACTCGTCGTGTGATTCATATGATAAGAACTTCGGATCCTCGACCCAAAGAAAGTTGCGTTTTGTTGAGTTAAGGATTGTTCAACTCGTATTTAGCACGTATCATTTTTCGGATAGCACGACTGAAATTGACGAGGTAGGAAGACTATTTTCCCGTTCAGATACTCCAGTTACCTAATTTTACATAATGGCCACCGATCACCTAATTATTTTTGGGTTGTGTATATTGATTTAATTAGGCCCCTAGAATACGATGTTTTCCTAATTTTCTCTTTGAAAAAAATCGTTTTTAATCATTAACAGATCAAACGGTCCATATCGAACCACGTAGAAATCAAAGAGATGAGCTAAGATCGTATTATATCTGATCATCACTTGGCTCCGGATCGACAGTTTGAGTCAGCATTCACTCAGCAACTCAAATCCCCAGCAAACGCATAAAAGGGAAgaaaatcaacaacaacaaaaaaaaaaaaaactcaaatcaaaTCGAACGATGCTTCTCCGAACTTCTCTCCACCAAGGTATAATCTGAAtcctcttgtttttttttttccaaactcTCTAAGACTCCGATACGATCGATGCTAGTGGTTTGGTGTTCGCAGGGAACAACAATCTCAGGCCTCGATTCCTCCGTTGTTTGTTATCAACTATGTCATCTACTCAGCCTCccgtgagtttttttttttttcgtaatcATTCAGTTCTGCATCTTATTTGATTTAACTGTTTCCGATTTTATCTCATATTATCATGTTTCAGAGAGTACCAAATCTTATTGGAGGATCTTTCGTTGACTCTCAAGCATCATCACATATCGATGTCATAAACCCTGTAAGCTTAAGCAATTTAGTAAAGatttcaattaaattttatctttttaaaaaaaaatttaggaacCTTCAAAAAATTTGGAGACTAGAAACGAATATTTCATCTGGCTTTGCCTAGGACCGGGTTCTATGTACTGTTGCTAGTTCTGTACTCTCCTCGTTTGTTTTTGTGACGTGAAGGTTTTGATTGTGATATAGGCTACGCAAGAAGTTGTTTCTCAAGTTCCATTGACAACTAACGAAGAGTTTAAGGCCGCAGTATCTGCTGCGAAGCAAGCTTTTCCTTCGTGGAGAAACACACCCATCACCACTCGTCAGCGTGTTATGCTCAAGTTTCAAGAGCTTATACGCAAAAACATGGTAACTACTTAGGACCAGCCCTGAAATTTAGGGACTATACGctatttattaaagatttcagctaattttgttttgtttataaatttggggggtttgaaatatttattagagGCTATGTCTACGTAATTTTCATTCGGCTTTGTAACTACTTACTTGGTTTCCTTCATGAAACATGTtcttctctgattttttttttttaaatctttccTCTAGGATAAACTTGCTTTGAGCATTACGACCGAGCAAGGGAAGACCTTAAAGGATGCACATGGTGATATCTTCCGTGGGCTAGGTCAGTTTTATCGCAGGTTTGATTATATAGTTGAATAAGCAGAGCATGTCCTGAGCGGATGGTTATTTACTTATGCAGAGGTTGTGGAGCATGCTTGTGGAATGGCAACTCTACAGATGGGTGAATATGTCCCTAATGTGTCGAATGGAGTCGATACGTATAGTCTTAGAGAGCCATTAGGTGTCTGTGCTGGCATTTGTCCTTTCAACTTTCCAGCAATGATTCCTTTATGGGTAACAAATTCGAAAAATACCTTTTGTATCTCCTTAGTTTTTTTATGTGATCCTCTTCTGATTATCTATTGTGTGTTTGTTAATGCAGATGTTTCCCATTGCGGTGACATGTGGCAATACCTTTGTCTTAAAGCCTTCAGAGAAGGATCCTGGTAAACTGCTCACTATTCACATAACTTAAGGGCGCGCTCCTGTGATgtttaatttcgtttttttgAAGTTCAAGATACCTCTGTACATACATCTTACTAGCAAGATCAATATGATGTGCTGAATGCTCTTTAGATATATCACATTTTCTAGTTGACTACCTGCAAGATTGATTGTCTATTGTACCTGATGTTATCTTCCATACCGATTGTTGATTTTACTTGTTTTCTCCAGGTGCTTCTGTAATGCTTGCGGAGCTGGCAATGGAAGCTGGATTACCTAACGGGGTTCTCAATATCGTTCACGGTACCAATGTAGGTTATCCTTAAATTTATGTTCTTTGCTAAACTTTTCGAAATGTTAAAGAGAGATTCCCATCGGAAGATAGTATGGTGAATATTCTTTATTGAAATTACAAGGaccaaaactataattctcAAAGATTCCAATTCCACACTATTGATTTCAGTTTCTCTTTCGTCTGTAATAATGCATTTCTTACACGGCAGGATACTGTGAATGCTAtctgtgatgatgatgatatcagGGCTGTGTCCTTTGTTGGCTCAAACActgtaagtatttttttttttttttgtgttactgcgaatttggtttttgttgttgtgatgAATAAAAGTCTACGAAATTTTCACGTAGTCAGTTTCCTTTTATAGCAGATATGCTTTTTCCTCTGCGctcaaatattatttaacttgTGTATTCCGAATTTGAATTGCTTTGTTAAAGGCTGGAATGCATATATATGCAAGAGCAGCAGCGAAAGGAAAACGCATTCAGGTAACAATTTGTCTTTAGTATTTCAAAACGATGTCAGTATACTTATAAAACATCTCTTCAGTCAAATATGGGAGCGAAAAATCATGGAGTTGTCCTGCCTGATGCCCACGTCGATGCTACTTTAAATGCTCTACTTGCTGCTGGATTTGGTGCCGCTGGACAGAGATGCATGGCTCTGAGTACAGTGGTATTTGTTGGCAATTCAAAGTCATGGTACCACCtactttcttttcttcatattCAAACTGCACCAAATCTTTGTGGAACATTACATATATTCGTTTTTCTTTTGCCTCTAATCTCTTTCTCTCCTCTGCTTTCGGAGCTCCACAGCCTTATGTGCATAAACCGTCTATAGGATTTTATATGACATCACTTCTTTTAATTAGTATAGATTTACTATGGCCTTGTCCTAGTGTTAAAAGTAAGTAGAGAAGCTGTGTGAAGCCTGTTAATTTTCATTGGATAGTACTGAGAGATTGGCTTCAACTTGTCTAATACGAACTAGGGAGGATAAACTCGTCGAGCGAGCTAAAGCCCTTAAAGTCTCATGTGGAACAGAACCAGATGCAGACCTAGGTCCTGTGATTAGTAAACAGGTATTTTCGAGCTCATATCACTTTTAGTCTTTTGCTTTTTCCTCTGTTATATACCTTGttgctaaatattttatttggcTAGGCCAAAGAACGGATATGTCGCTTGATTCAGTCTGGTGTGGACGATGGCGCTAAACTGCTGCTTGACGGAAGAAATATTGTGGTAATTTACTGAATAGTAACCAATAACCTTATAAATTTATTCTAAATTGATATTTCTGAATTAATAATCCGTGTAATCTTGAAAGAAACAGTCGACTGGTCTGAGAAGTTTACTTCATCGCTCATAATAAACAGGTTCCTGGATACGAGAAAGGGAATTTCATCGGTCCCACCATTTTATCTGGTGTTACCCCAGACATGGAGTGTTACAAGGTATTATTCTGATACTTGAGTAAATCAATCTGTATTCTACTTGGAAACTTACTTTCCTCTCTCATTTTGGCACATTGCAGGAAGAAATATTTGGCCCCGTTCTTGTATGCATGGAGGTCagattgaaatataaaatatatcataaatgGATCACAATCAGAAAGTATATTCGTTTTGGTTTTTCATATACGTGTTATTTACATGCCATAATGCCTTTGTTTGATATTTACAGGCAAGCAGCTTTGATGAAGCCATAGACATACTGAATAGAAACAAGTAAACCCTTTTTTGTCATGTCTTTATAACAATACTGATATATATTCCTCTGAATAATCTGCTTTTACGCCTTCAATAGGTATGGGAACGGTGCTGCAATTTTCACTTCATCGGGCGCAGCGGCAAGAAAGTTCCAGATGGAAATAGAAGCAGGACAGGTATGAAGAACTAACTTTTTGTATGCATTTGAGATATGGTCGATCTCTttttttattgttcttgtttatgTTATGCGTAGATCGGTATCAACGTTCCAATCCCGGTTCCGTTACCGTTCTTCTCTTTTACTGGGAACAAAGCTTCATTCGCAGGGGACCTGAATTTCTATGGTAATAAAGTTTGTCACAATTTAAAGAGAAGAATGTGTTTTGTTTCTATTTGCTTAAAAGGTCAAGTGGAATTGTTGCAGGCAAAGCCGGAGTAGACTTTTTCACTCAGATCAAGACTGTGACACAACAGTGGAAGGATATTCCAACTTCAGTATCTCTTGCCATGCCTACATCGCAaaagcaataaataaaaaacccaACCTCGCtctttttattttggatttCTCGAAGTAATAAATGAATTGTATCCATTTCAGTGAATATCACTTCCGTTTACGTAGTCACATGCGTAAAAAATAGGCCTATTAAGGTTAATATACAAATTCTCGTTGGTATTTGCAGAAATGtgctttatttttattaattggcGAACATGGTCATTGATCGTCTGGTGATTACATTTATGTCATTCACATCACTGTAACATCTCACACCTGCTACTGGGAAAGTTTACAGGTACTAAGGAACTAAAACcagataaaaatttaaaaaatgtataggAAACACGTGAAAGATATTTTGTTACTTTGGGGGAACTGTCACTTCGGTCAATCTCGAGCGACGCATGGTTTAGATTCGAAGGCGCCAAATCTATTATTTGAAATAAGATTCAGGTTATTATATTGGAAACGTGATCGGTAAAGAGCCCCAAAAATTACCGGTTATCTTGATACAATTAAATTTGGAACTTGGCCGGTATTGATACCCACAAATAACcggtatttttgaaaaacatttgaCGGAACCGGATATATAACAATAATGGATATATTACGTATAAAAAGGAAGTTTGTTTTACGTAATGTTGTAACAACCGAGCACATAACCGGATATATACCAATAATGAACAGATAATGAAAGGTTGGAAATGAAGCGAACATAACTAAATgctaggaaaaggaaaggggAAGGTACGGTAACTTTGTATTTAGTTAACCAGCGGGGTTGGCCTGGTGGTGTTGAGAGAGCTTCGGCCTCAATACGCACCCGGGTTCGAACCGTTGGCCAGGCAATTAGGGTATCTAATTCCCCATAGTACCAAATGGTCTGCCTCGTCCCGAGGGGTTGGCCCCTGGGGGTGGAAGTTCCTCcaggttaatcaaaaaaaaaaaaaaaaaaactttgtatttAATAGAAGTAAAACGAGTTGGGTATGTTGGAGAAGCAACTGTAGGGTCGGTTATCTATAGTAACTTAAATTGGAAATTTTTACggttatataaacatatttcaCCTGTTCATGGTCTAAAACCGAGGAACTAACCGGTTATATAACAATAATGGAGAGTATAGATATTTCTTGGCAGTTTGTGGAGGTAAGAAATTTGAGTACTGTTTCAGATAGGGTAGGAGCATTAAATGAAGTGATTTTATCGAGATACGCAAGTACAGAGCTGTGGATGTAGCCCCGGTTTCATACCCTAATTTTCCCTTTATATAGAGAGTAACTCCGCCTCCTTAGAACCCACACATCTTCACTTACTAACCCTAAAAAAGTATTACTCTGCTGCAACTGTGAAAGAGTTGAGAGATAAAGAACCTCACGTGTTGACGGAGGAGACCGGTGGTGAGAATAGTATTTAATGTTTACTATATATACTGATGTGTAGACCATATTTAATAACGAAATAAATAAGGTTTATGATGCAATTTATTATTGATTTCATTAAACGGTAGTATCTGTTTATTTTGCAGATGGGTCAACTTGTACCTATTATTAGTGGCCACTGGTAGccctgggacggatccggatatccggaaaatttagggtatccggattcggatccggatccgtcggatccgtggatttaatatccggatttggattcgtggtttccggatatccgggtttcggatatccgtctcgatattctattatctgcggatatccggatccggatccggatccgtcaaaataattaaaaataattttttaacaaaaaatattaattttttaacaaaaaatattaattttttaacaaaaaaatactaattttttttaatataatacataagttaaatatttataaatatatttatatatgtttataatattgtaaaactaaaatataatattataagattaattcatgtataaatattaatatatcaaatataaatattaataaaatttaaaaatttaatgtattttaaaaatacggatccggatccggatatccggacctaaaaattacgatatccggatccgaattcggtttgcacggatccaagattttactatccggattcggatccgggcaccccggatgtcctattttcggagcggatccggagcggatctcggatcgaatccggatctcggataataagtcccaGGCCTAGCCACTGGAATAAATCACCAGCCGGGGATTGGAGATTCCACGGTGATCCATGTGACGAGGAACAGTATATTGTAGCGAAGACGAATGAGGAAATACAATCTTTAATGTCTCTAGTGCGTGAAGAGATTGGGATTGGAGAGCATACACCTGTGGTTTTGTCGTATCAGCTACCACCTAATATTCTGCTGCCGTATGGATCTAAGTCTGCACCAACAAACGTACTGACAGGAGAGGACGTTGAACTGATGATGAGTGTACAAGAGTGGACGAACGACGTCCAATTATGTGTCACGTTTGGAGCAACCAATGTTGCAAAGTATCAGTTTCTCTGCAAAGAACCCTTCACAATAGATGGAACTACATTTTTTAGCGATGGAGTAACCGAGGAAGAGCACATTGCAGCAATATTAGGTGAGGGAATTCACCATAAGTGTAAAATTAAATGTTCAATTCATGTgtataatgtttgtttttttttaaagatatggCGGGGGATGACGAGATTGACGTAAGTGGACCTGGACACGGTGAGATATTCAGCGAGAAAAACCTGGTTCTTGTCTATCGTTTGGCGTTGGAGATTGAAAAAGCGAGATCAATGTTTGGTACGAACATGAGCCGTTCTAATGATTTAGGTGATGATGGCAGAGATGTAAACCAAAACACAAAACCACCTGAAACCGAAGAACCGCAGGAGTCTCCGAGCGAACAAGGTACTGACTTTTAGGTTTGGTCCTATGACcagatttatttatatataacccGATATAAAACAACTAATCGGTTGAACCGTTAAATACATGTAGATTTTTGCGATGTTGAATGGAAGGTAGAAACGCGTTGCAGGTGTGAAAGACGTAGAACTATTCCTTACAGCCTCAACCAAACTATTACTGAAAAGGAAAGCAGCCTTTGTCTTTGTCTTCTTGAAGTTTGGATGCTTCCTACACAACAATGCTGCAAAACGACTGCCAAGGAATGC
This genomic stretch from Brassica napus cultivar Da-Ae chromosome C9, Da-Ae, whole genome shotgun sequence harbors:
- the LOC106410724 gene encoding methylmalonate-semialdehyde dehydrogenase [acylating], mitochondrial, with the protein product MLLRTSLHQGNNNLRPRFLRCLLSTMSSTQPPRVPNLIGGSFVDSQASSHIDVINPATQEVVSQVPLTTNEEFKAAVSAAKQAFPSWRNTPITTRQRVMLKFQELIRKNMDKLALSITTEQGKTLKDAHGDIFRGLEVVEHACGMATLQMGEYVPNVSNGVDTYSLREPLGVCAGICPFNFPAMIPLWMFPIAVTCGNTFVLKPSEKDPGASVMLAELAMEAGLPNGVLNIVHGTNDTVNAICDDDDIRAVSFVGSNTAGMHIYARAAAKGKRIQSNMGAKNHGVVLPDAHVDATLNALLAAGFGAAGQRCMALSTVVFVGNSKSWEDKLVERAKALKVSCGTEPDADLGPVISKQAKERICRLIQSGVDDGAKLLLDGRNIVVPGYEKGNFIGPTILSGVTPDMECYKEEIFGPVLVCMEASSFDEAIDILNRNKYGNGAAIFTSSGAAARKFQMEIEAGQIGINVPIPVPLPFFSFTGNKASFAGDLNFYGKAGVDFFTQIKTVTQQWKDIPTSVSLAMPTSQKQ
- the LOC106407534 gene encoding callose synthase 5, whose protein sequence is MAQSSTSHDSGPQGLMRRPSRSAATTMSIEVFDHEVVPASLGTIAPILRVAAEIEHERPRVAYLCRFYAFEKAHRLDPSSSGRGVRQFKTLLFQRLERDNASSLASRVKKTDGREVESYYQQYYEHYVRALDQGDQADRAQLGKAYQTAGVLFEVLMAVNKSEKVEAVAPEIIAAARDVQEKNEIYAPYNILPLDSAGASQSAMQLEEVKAAVAALGNTRGLNWPSGFEQHKKKSGNLDLLDWLRAMFGFQRDNVRNQREHLVCLLADNHIRLTPRPEPLNKLDDRAVDAVKTKLFKNYKNWCKFLGRKHSLRLPQGAEDIQQRKILYMGLYLLIWGEAANIRFMPECLCYIFHNMAYELHGLLAGNVSIVTGENIKPSYGGDDEAFLRKVITPIYRVVEKEASKSANGKAAHSDWSNYDDLNEYFWSPDCFSLGWPMRDDGDFFKSTRDMAQGKKGSLRKAGNTGKSNFTETRTFWHIYHSFDRLWTFYLLALQAMIILAFKRVELREILNKDVLYSLSSIFITAAFLRFLQSLLDVILNFPGFHRWKFTEILRNILKIVVSLAWCVVLPLCYAQSVSFAPGMLKQWLSFLPRVKGVPPLYILAAALYLLPNVLAAIMFIFPMLRRWIENSDWHIIRLLLWWSQPRIYVGRGMHESQISLIKYTIFWLLLFCCKFAFSYFLQVKLLVKPTNAIMSIRHVKYKWHEFFPDAEHNYGAVVSLWLPVILVYFMDTQIWYAIFSTICGGVIGAFDRLGEIRTLGMLRSRFQSLPGAFNTYLVPSDKTRRRGFSLSKRFAEVTAARRTEAAKFSQLWNEIISSFREEDLISDREMDLLLVPYTSDPSLKLIQWPPFLLASKIPIALDMAAQFRTKDSDLWKRICADEYMKCAVIECYESFKHVLHTLVIGENEKRIIGIIIKEVESNISKNSFLSNFRMAPLPALCSKFVELVGILKDADPSKRDTVVLLLQDMLEVTTRDMMQNENRELVELGHTNKESGRQLFAGTDAKPAILFPPVETAQWDEQIRRLHLLLTVKESAMDVPINLEARRRIAFFSNSLFMDMPRAPRVRNMLSFSVLTPYYSEETVYSKNDLEMENEDGISVVYYLQKIFPDEWTNFLERLGCKDETAVLESDENILQLRHWVSLRGQTLFRTVRGMMYYRRALKLQAFLDMATEKEILEGYKAISEPTEEDKKSQRSLYAQLEAVADLKFTYVATCQNYGNQKRSGDRRATDILNLMVNNPSLRVAYIDEVEEREGGKVHKVFYSVLIKAVENLDQEIYRVKLPGPAKIGEGKPENQNHALIFTRGEALQAIDMNQDHYLEEALKMRNLLEEFNEDHGVRAPTILGFREHIFTGSVSSLAWFMSNQETSFVTIGQRVLASPLKVRFHYGHPDVFDRIFHITRGGISKASRGINLSEDIFAGFNSTLRRGNITHHEYIQVGKGRDVGLNQISLFEAKVACGNGEQTLSRDLYRLGHRFDFFRMMSCYFTTVGFYISSMIVVLTVYAFLYGRLYLSLSGVEEAIVKYAAAKGDSSLKAAMASQSVVQLGMLMTLPMIMEIGLERGFRTALCDLIIMQLQLAPVFFTFSLGTKVHYYGRTILHGGAKYRATGRGFVVRHEKFAENYRMYSRSHFVKGMELMVLLICYRLYGKATEDSVAYVLVLGSTWFLVASWLFSPFLFNPSGFEWQKIVDDWDDWNKWISSRGGIGVPAVKSWESWWEEEQEHLLHSGFFGKFWEIFLSLRYFIYQYGIVYHLNLTKESRLGKQQSVIVYGLSWLVIVAVMIVLKIVSMGRKKFSADFQLMFRLLKLFLFIGSVVIVGMLFHFLKLTVGDILQSFLAFLPTGWALLQISQVGRTLMKAVGMWGSVKALARGYEYIMGVVIFMPVTILAWFPFVSEFQTRLLFNQAFSRGLQIQRILAGGKKQK